One Bacillus andreraoultii genomic region harbors:
- a CDS encoding efflux RND transporter permease subunit, with protein sequence MKGLVNFVLKNKLAVWLLTIIITASGIYSGTRMKMESIPDISIPYLIVMGVYPGATPEQVMNEVSIPIEKAVEGLEDVKAVYSNSSSNVSQIQIEYDYGVDMDEKKRQLESAVDNVTLPEDVEQPTITSISLNMMPVLALSVSSTKEDIVELTSTVEDILLPKIEKIDGVASAKINGQHINEVEFTFNEEKMVTLGLTEDDVKDMIQASDMALSLGLYEFDKGEEAVAVDGDIKSVEQLKNVLIPVTPTAENPAPFVKLGEIAKIETVGKVQSISRTNGEDAISIQIVKGQEANTVTVVNAVKDLIKKEEAKIDGLKVAVSLDQGEPIEDSVFSMLEKAIFGGLIAVLIILLFLRDIKSTIISIISIPVSILMAMLLLHWLDITLNIMTLGAITVAIGRVIDDSIVVVENIYRRLHLKDEKLHGRALIREATIEMFKPILSSTLVTVAVFAPLIFVGGMVGELFIPFALTMTFALGASLLVAITIVPTLSHTLFRKKLYGKKSEKNHKEAGKMAKWYKGVLEKALNHKMITSLIAIALLVGSLGLTPLIGFSFLGSSEEKVMYLTYTPKAGELKEDIEKNIMEVEQKLLKRKDIKTLQLSINDSNNVDTTSMMMGGSNGALMYVTFDEDMKNFPEVKKEIEDYVTNIDQSGEWKSQDFSSGGVSSNELSYTLYSEDLDDLLDSVKEVEGALSKVKNLEEITSDAEDPYVEHVFHVSQDHLLQYGLTTAQIVMALSDSGKKEVLTTVEKDGNEIEVVVQREAKVVPKSIDDLLKTEIKTPAGKSVPLSELVKVEKGTTLNTLSRSAGEYYATVSGTIIGDDVSKATSEADKKIEKLDLPKGVTVDIAGVAADMQETFTKLGVAMVAAVAIVYFILVVTFGEGLAPFAILFSLPFTVIGSFIGLYITNHTISVQVMMGLLMLIGIVVTNAIVLVDRIIRMEHGGLAMRDAILEAGSTRLRPILMTAIATIGAMLPMALGIGGGGGLMSRDLAITVIGGLFSSTLLTLVIVPIVYEVLSKLFKKNRKDIRED encoded by the coding sequence GTGAAAGGCTTAGTAAATTTTGTTTTGAAAAATAAATTAGCTGTATGGTTACTAACAATTATCATCACGGCTTCAGGTATTTACTCTGGAACACGAATGAAAATGGAGTCAATTCCGGATATTTCCATACCATATTTAATTGTAATGGGTGTTTATCCTGGTGCGACGCCAGAACAAGTGATGAATGAAGTTTCCATACCAATTGAAAAAGCGGTCGAAGGATTAGAAGACGTAAAAGCCGTTTACTCGAATTCATCATCAAACGTATCTCAAATTCAAATTGAGTACGATTACGGTGTCGATATGGATGAGAAAAAGCGGCAACTCGAGTCAGCTGTTGATAACGTCACTTTACCGGAAGATGTTGAGCAACCAACAATCACATCAATTAGTTTAAATATGATGCCGGTCCTTGCGCTTTCGGTTAGTAGCACAAAGGAAGATATTGTCGAATTAACGTCAACAGTAGAAGATATTTTACTACCAAAAATAGAAAAAATTGATGGGGTTGCCTCTGCAAAGATTAATGGGCAACATATTAATGAAGTTGAATTTACTTTTAATGAAGAAAAAATGGTGACGCTTGGGTTAACAGAAGACGATGTAAAAGACATGATTCAAGCAAGTGACATGGCTCTATCTTTAGGACTGTACGAATTTGATAAAGGAGAAGAAGCGGTAGCAGTCGATGGTGATATTAAATCAGTAGAGCAGTTAAAAAACGTGCTTATTCCTGTTACACCTACTGCAGAAAATCCAGCACCATTTGTAAAACTAGGTGAGATTGCAAAAATTGAAACGGTAGGGAAAGTACAATCAATCTCCCGTACGAATGGAGAAGACGCAATCTCTATTCAAATTGTAAAAGGTCAAGAAGCAAATACGGTGACTGTAGTAAATGCTGTAAAAGATTTAATAAAAAAAGAAGAAGCGAAAATTGACGGATTGAAAGTGGCTGTTTCTCTAGACCAAGGAGAGCCGATTGAAGATTCCGTATTCTCGATGCTAGAAAAAGCGATATTTGGTGGATTAATCGCCGTTTTAATCATTCTTTTATTTTTACGCGATATTAAATCAACAATCATCTCGATTATCTCCATACCAGTATCGATTTTAATGGCCATGCTTCTATTGCATTGGTTAGATATTACGCTAAATATTATGACGCTAGGTGCGATTACGGTTGCGATTGGTCGGGTTATTGATGACTCGATTGTCGTTGTCGAGAATATATATCGGCGCCTACATTTAAAAGACGAGAAACTTCATGGACGAGCATTAATTCGTGAAGCAACAATTGAAATGTTCAAACCAATTCTTTCCTCAACACTCGTAACGGTTGCTGTATTTGCACCACTTATATTTGTAGGGGGAATGGTTGGAGAATTATTTATACCATTTGCACTGACGATGACATTTGCATTAGGTGCATCCTTACTCGTTGCGATTACCATTGTACCAACATTGTCACATACGTTATTCCGTAAAAAACTTTATGGTAAAAAATCTGAGAAAAACCATAAAGAAGCAGGAAAAATGGCGAAATGGTATAAAGGTGTTTTAGAAAAAGCGTTAAATCATAAAATGATTACTTCACTCATTGCAATTGCTTTACTAGTCGGTTCATTAGGCTTAACACCACTCATTGGATTTAGTTTCTTAGGCTCTTCAGAAGAAAAAGTGATGTATTTAACGTATACTCCGAAAGCTGGAGAATTAAAAGAAGATATTGAGAAAAATATTATGGAGGTTGAGCAAAAACTATTAAAACGTAAAGATATCAAGACATTACAGTTATCAATTAATGATTCAAACAATGTTGATACGACTTCCATGATGATGGGTGGCAGTAACGGGGCATTAATGTACGTCACTTTTGACGAAGATATGAAGAACTTCCCTGAAGTCAAAAAAGAAATTGAAGATTATGTAACAAACATTGATCAGTCTGGAGAATGGAAATCACAAGACTTTAGTTCTGGTGGTGTCTCTTCAAATGAACTAAGTTATACATTATATAGTGAAGACTTGGACGATTTGCTTGATTCGGTTAAGGAAGTCGAAGGAGCTTTGTCTAAAGTGAAAAACTTAGAAGAAATTACTTCAGATGCAGAAGATCCATATGTTGAACATGTCTTTCATGTATCTCAAGACCATCTACTTCAATATGGCCTAACAACCGCTCAAATTGTTATGGCTTTGTCTGATAGTGGTAAGAAGGAAGTATTAACAACGGTTGAAAAAGATGGGAATGAAATTGAAGTTGTCGTTCAACGCGAGGCAAAAGTCGTTCCAAAATCGATTGATGATTTATTAAAGACAGAAATTAAAACACCTGCTGGAAAATCTGTTCCATTATCTGAACTCGTTAAAGTAGAGAAAGGAACAACATTAAATACGTTGTCACGTTCAGCCGGAGAATATTATGCAACTGTATCTGGTACGATAATCGGTGATGATGTTTCAAAAGCAACGTCTGAAGCAGATAAAAAAATTGAAAAGCTTGATTTACCTAAAGGTGTAACGGTGGATATTGCTGGAGTAGCAGCTGATATGCAAGAAACATTTACTAAATTAGGTGTTGCTATGGTTGCTGCTGTTGCGATTGTATATTTTATATTAGTCGTTACATTTGGAGAAGGTTTAGCACCATTTGCCATTTTATTCTCGTTACCATTCACCGTGATTGGCTCATTTATTGGTTTATATATTACGAACCATACGATTTCCGTACAGGTTATGATGGGTCTACTTATGTTAATCGGTATTGTTGTTACAAATGCGATCGTGCTTGTCGACCGAATTATTCGAATGGAACATGGTGGCTTAGCGATGCGAGATGCCATTCTTGAAGCAGGTTCAACGCGTCTTCGTCCAATTTTAATGACGGCAATTGCAACAATCGGTGCTATGCTACCAATGGCACTTGGAATTGGCGGTGGCGGTGGACTTATGTCAAGAGACTTAGCAATTACGGTTATTGGCGGTCTATTTAGTTCAACATTGCTCACGCTAGTCATCGTACCAATCGTATATGAAGTACTTTCCAAGCTATTTAAAAAGAATCGGAAAGATATTAGAGAAGATTAA
- a CDS encoding ISLre2 family transposase, giving the protein MDKIISRIYGLIKETNNLIEFEEQLQILMYETFASLVGDVFTNINQVIKENKQTENWTVERNDEKTIQFIFGSVRFKRTLMHDVNGNPHYPLDEWLGFIKHQRYSPLVEVKVAELASENTYRESARILKEWSAVNVSHTTVGNIVKKVGEAQAKADQEMVDELEESASLPEGKKVDFLYAEADGVFVRGTERKKQMEVCHGIIYEGWNKNGKRVSLRNQKVIMTTQPTNTFWKEFQAFSANEYSIENTHVITNSDGGRGYTAEKFQEAFSQSKHQVLNQLDSYHIGEALNRALGWKKNKFKGSIQQALSDHDKKAFSLYLDTFESMLTDEKEIKKVNDFRGYILNNWDRIFDWRDKVKSHPKDARGLGGMESNQRRISFRMKKRGMHWSKEGAEAMVKVKQGIINGTLRDVYLKAQGRSERKHREVKRTIRMSQVLRQPTQPSIGVKNGSISLYVAHSTATGKLLKCFR; this is encoded by the coding sequence ATGGATAAAATTATATCAAGAATTTATGGATTAATAAAGGAAACAAATAATTTAATTGAATTCGAGGAACAACTTCAAATCTTGATGTATGAAACATTCGCATCATTAGTTGGGGATGTTTTTACTAATATTAATCAAGTAATCAAAGAAAATAAGCAAACGGAAAATTGGACAGTTGAAAGAAACGATGAGAAGACAATCCAATTTATTTTCGGATCTGTTCGCTTTAAGAGGACGCTTATGCATGATGTTAATGGAAATCCACACTATCCCTTAGATGAGTGGCTAGGGTTCATAAAACATCAAAGGTATAGCCCTCTGGTGGAAGTAAAGGTAGCTGAATTAGCAAGTGAAAATACATACCGTGAATCTGCACGTATTTTAAAAGAATGGTCGGCTGTAAATGTTAGCCATACAACAGTCGGTAATATTGTGAAAAAGGTTGGAGAGGCCCAAGCAAAGGCTGACCAAGAAATGGTGGATGAACTTGAAGAATCGGCATCGTTGCCAGAAGGAAAGAAAGTTGATTTTTTATATGCAGAAGCTGATGGTGTATTTGTTCGGGGGACAGAAAGAAAAAAACAGATGGAAGTTTGCCACGGGATTATTTATGAGGGATGGAATAAAAATGGCAAGCGCGTCTCTTTGAGAAACCAAAAGGTAATTATGACAACCCAGCCAACAAACACGTTTTGGAAGGAATTTCAGGCCTTTTCTGCCAATGAATATTCGATAGAAAATACACATGTAATTACGAATAGTGACGGGGGCAGAGGATATACAGCTGAGAAGTTCCAAGAGGCTTTTTCACAGTCGAAACACCAAGTATTAAATCAATTAGACTCGTATCACATAGGTGAAGCCTTAAACCGAGCTTTAGGCTGGAAAAAGAATAAATTCAAGGGGTCTATTCAACAAGCTTTATCAGACCATGATAAAAAGGCCTTTTCATTATATTTGGATACATTTGAAAGTATGCTAACCGACGAAAAAGAGATAAAAAAAGTAAATGATTTTCGAGGTTATATTTTGAATAATTGGGATCGGATTTTTGATTGGCGAGATAAAGTGAAAAGTCATCCAAAAGATGCGCGTGGGTTAGGTGGAATGGAGTCGAATCAACGCCGTATTTCTTTCAGGATGAAGAAAAGAGGTATGCATTGGAGTAAAGAAGGTGCGGAGGCCATGGTAAAAGTAAAACAAGGGATAATCAACGGAACTTTGCGAGACGTATATTTAAAGGCACAAGGACGAAGTGAAAGAAAGCATCGTGAAGTGAAAAGAACCATTCGTATGTCTCAAGTATTACGCCAGCCTACACAACCTTCTATCGGTGTAAAAAACGGTAGTATAAGCTTGTACGTCGCCCACTCAACAGCGACAGGGAAATTATTAAAATGTTTTCGGTAA
- a CDS encoding N-acetylglucosaminidase: MKGSQVRIYKDLVAMKYGTAGSSYADHVYYISKQAVVNGTTYYQLSRKPNSGVVGWVKSSDLTTHAYKTISTTKQTLYLKGTGWAYTEPWGGNVDAIFKSLSKYKGQAIEIGLTMDVGNNTWYRGVIAGKTIYIHKNNVTEKVTSVLYSKYNITLSQALNMQMNIKSTPPQTDQKYAYVSKEYVENGKITANALNVRKGPGTSFAKVGTLYSGNQVQIVKDLGEWVAIVFPHNIWVNAIESDVLYYLNPNNFVNDSRQVFQFLDLSKPSGASASQLNAYLKGKGDLDNLGKAFIDAANKYGVNDIYLLSHALLETGNGKYAKFEYNNKTVYNMFGIGAVDSNAYEGAAERAYREGWTTPEKAIIGGAAFIGNNYVKAGQNTLYKMRWNPSAMDTYKYATHQYATDIAWAYKQINTMYRLYQDIGVYYLNLEIPVYK, from the coding sequence ATGAAGGGTTCCCAGGTACGCATCTATAAAGATCTTGTTGCTATGAAATATGGTACTGCGGGGTCAAGCTATGCGGACCATGTCTACTATATAAGTAAACAAGCAGTTGTAAATGGGACAACCTACTATCAACTTAGCCGAAAACCAAATAGTGGTGTCGTTGGATGGGTAAAATCATCTGACTTAACAACCCATGCATATAAAACAATAAGTACTACAAAACAAACTTTATATTTAAAAGGAACTGGCTGGGCGTACACTGAACCGTGGGGTGGCAATGTCGATGCTATATTCAAGAGTTTATCAAAATACAAAGGTCAAGCCATTGAAATTGGCTTAACAATGGATGTAGGCAACAACACATGGTATCGCGGTGTAATTGCTGGAAAAACAATTTATATCCATAAAAATAACGTAACTGAAAAAGTGACCAGTGTTTTATATTCAAAATACAATATCACTTTATCTCAAGCGTTAAATATGCAGATGAATATCAAATCAACTCCACCTCAGACAGATCAAAAGTATGCTTATGTTTCTAAGGAATATGTAGAGAATGGTAAAATTACCGCTAACGCTCTTAATGTAAGAAAAGGACCGGGAACAAGTTTTGCCAAAGTAGGAACGTTATACAGTGGAAACCAAGTGCAAATAGTGAAAGATCTTGGTGAATGGGTTGCTATCGTATTCCCACATAATATTTGGGTAAATGCCATCGAAAGTGATGTTCTCTACTATTTGAACCCAAACAACTTCGTAAACGATTCAAGACAAGTGTTTCAGTTTCTTGATTTATCAAAACCAAGTGGAGCATCGGCGAGTCAACTTAATGCATACCTTAAAGGAAAAGGTGACTTAGACAACCTCGGAAAAGCTTTTATTGATGCAGCGAATAAATATGGCGTTAATGATATTTACCTTTTATCTCATGCTCTATTAGAAACAGGAAATGGGAAATATGCAAAGTTTGAATATAACAACAAGACTGTTTACAATATGTTTGGTATAGGTGCAGTAGATAGTAATGCATATGAGGGTGCTGCAGAAAGAGCATACCGTGAAGGATGGACAACGCCTGAAAAAGCTATTATTGGTGGAGCGGCATTTATTGGTAATAACTATGTCAAAGCTGGTCAAAATACATTATATAAAATGCGTTGGAATCCATCTGCTATGGATACTTATAAGTATGCAACACACCAATACGCTACTGACATAGCTTGGGCTTATAAACAAATTAATACAATGTACAGATTGTACCAAGATATTGGTGTGTATTATCTTAATTTAGAAATTCCTGTCTATAAATAA
- a CDS encoding TetR/AcrR family transcriptional regulator: MAKKHIIMEKAMEIFAEQGIESTSIQQITDRSGISKGAFYLYFKSKDELITSLIDYFMGNIVAEIEQSVSNNKKTDELLYKYLKYS; the protein is encoded by the coding sequence ATGGCAAAGAAACATATCATAATGGAAAAAGCAATGGAGATATTTGCCGAACAAGGAATTGAGTCAACTTCAATCCAACAAATAACCGACCGTTCTGGTATTTCGAAAGGTGCCTTTTACCTATACTTTAAATCCAAGGATGAACTCATTACGAGCCTTATCGATTATTTTATGGGGAATATTGTCGCTGAAATTGAACAGTCGGTCAGCAACAATAAAAAGACAGATGAATTATTATATAAATACCTGAAATATTCATAG
- a CDS encoding IS1380-like element ISBco1 family transposase: protein MVTLTQKTLDFNHKIKLSNDGGSLSSDTGEFLFREFDEKIGFSKTLVKYLRLNDSRKYYLHSNENLLRQKVYQIIAGYAEDDAADQLTHDPVFKEIIETPTLASQPSLSRFYTRFDKDSIEQLNLANQEMLDKIHCFRQSKELFIDLDSTHSDTYGDQESSSYNTHYGTMGFHPLVAFDGATGDFLKAQLRPGNVYTSNGVVEFIRPLIKHYNEMFPETTLFLRGDSGFAVPGLYDLCEEESVLYIIRLKSNSQLQSLAKEYHPSSAPLDVSKTETYYEETIYQAKSWSKPRRVIIQSVRPAGELFFTHSFFVTNFELAFPQDIVRAYQKRGTMENYIKEAKNGFYFDHMNSHAFLVNEVKMMLTLLAYNLTNWLRTLCFPEGQKTMQIDTIRTRLIKAASKVVKSGRSLYFKLSSSFVYQNFFWDVLNRIQKLQLE from the coding sequence ATGGTTACTTTAACGCAAAAAACACTTGATTTCAATCATAAAATTAAATTGTCAAATGATGGAGGTTCTCTTTCCTCCGATACAGGTGAGTTTCTTTTTAGAGAATTCGATGAAAAAATTGGTTTTTCAAAGACTTTAGTTAAGTACTTGAGACTTAACGATTCAAGGAAATATTATCTTCATTCAAATGAAAACTTGTTACGTCAAAAAGTCTATCAAATCATTGCCGGGTATGCGGAAGATGATGCGGCTGATCAGTTGACTCATGATCCTGTGTTTAAGGAAATCATTGAAACTCCAACACTTGCTTCCCAGCCCAGTTTGTCTCGCTTTTATACACGATTTGATAAAGATTCAATTGAACAATTAAATCTGGCTAACCAAGAAATGCTTGATAAGATTCATTGTTTTCGACAATCGAAAGAGTTATTTATCGACTTGGATTCGACTCATTCGGATACATATGGGGACCAAGAATCTTCGTCATATAATACTCATTATGGCACGATGGGTTTTCATCCATTAGTCGCCTTTGATGGTGCGACTGGTGACTTTTTGAAAGCACAACTCCGTCCCGGAAATGTTTATACATCAAATGGTGTGGTGGAATTTATTCGGCCTCTCATTAAACATTATAACGAAATGTTTCCGGAAACTACCCTGTTTCTTCGTGGAGATAGTGGGTTTGCTGTTCCGGGATTATACGATCTGTGTGAAGAAGAATCTGTTTTGTATATTATTCGGTTGAAATCGAATTCACAACTACAAAGTTTAGCGAAGGAATACCATCCTTCTTCCGCACCTTTAGATGTTTCCAAGACGGAAACCTATTATGAAGAAACGATTTACCAAGCAAAATCATGGTCAAAACCAAGAAGGGTGATTATTCAATCGGTACGTCCTGCAGGTGAGCTGTTCTTTACCCATTCCTTTTTTGTTACTAACTTTGAATTAGCTTTTCCTCAAGATATCGTCCGAGCTTATCAAAAAAGAGGGACGATGGAAAACTATATCAAAGAAGCAAAAAATGGCTTTTACTTTGATCATATGAATAGCCACGCTTTTCTAGTGAACGAAGTAAAAATGATGTTAACACTTCTTGCATATAATTTGACCAATTGGTTACGAACTCTTTGTTTTCCGGAAGGTCAAAAAACTATGCAAATTGATACGATACGTACTCGGTTAATTAAAGCGGCAAGTAAAGTCGTGAAATCAGGCAGATCCCTTTACTTCAAACTATCATCGAGTTTTGTGTATCAAAATTTCTTTTGGGATGTACTGAATCGAATTCAAAAACTACAATTGGAATGA
- a CDS encoding MFS transporter, which yields MTTMLLIIIYLAFISLGLPDALLGAAWPVMQSDLGAPLDTAGYLFMTVAGGTIISSLISGKVLKRFGTGKVTFVSVFMTAVAILGFYFAPSIIWLFACAVPLGLGAGAVDAGLNDYVATHYKAHHMSWLHCFWGVGATLGPIIMARFISGNSSWRNGYFTIACLQFALVIILFLSLPLWNKVTSSSNAVLNKDSNVTNDKVIGKPKDEKPLQMKGVKLAMATFLFYSGVEATVGLWGSSFLVSTKGLSKALAAQWVSLYYGGITVGRLITGFITFRVTNRTLIRMGQMIALCGTILLLLPLPSIFLLTGFVLIGLGLAPIFPCMIHETPARFGKTHSQTIMGYQMATAYTGSTFLPPLLGTIAANSTIGIFPFVIVLYAVAMLLSAEKLNGSFVKRGN from the coding sequence ATGACAACTATGCTTTTAATTATTATTTATTTGGCTTTTATTAGCTTAGGTTTGCCTGACGCGTTGTTAGGAGCAGCTTGGCCTGTTATGCAAAGTGATTTAGGGGCACCCCTTGATACAGCAGGATACCTCTTTATGACGGTTGCAGGCGGGACGATTATTTCTAGTTTAATAAGTGGGAAAGTACTTAAAAGATTTGGTACAGGTAAGGTGACGTTTGTTAGTGTGTTTATGACGGCCGTTGCTATATTAGGCTTTTATTTCGCCCCATCGATTATTTGGTTGTTTGCATGTGCCGTCCCACTTGGGTTAGGTGCAGGGGCGGTGGACGCCGGATTAAATGATTATGTTGCGACACATTATAAGGCACACCATATGAGTTGGTTGCATTGCTTTTGGGGAGTTGGAGCCACTCTTGGTCCGATTATTATGGCTCGATTCATTTCAGGAAATAGTTCTTGGAGAAATGGATATTTCACAATCGCTTGCCTCCAATTTGCTTTAGTTATTATTCTTTTCCTATCATTACCTTTATGGAACAAAGTAACAAGTAGTAGCAATGCGGTTTTAAATAAAGATAGTAATGTGACGAATGACAAAGTAATTGGGAAACCAAAAGATGAAAAGCCTCTACAAATGAAAGGGGTTAAACTAGCGATGGCGACTTTCTTGTTTTACTCTGGGGTGGAAGCAACGGTTGGTCTTTGGGGAAGTAGCTTTTTAGTGAGTACGAAGGGGCTTTCTAAGGCTTTAGCTGCCCAATGGGTTTCCCTTTATTATGGAGGAATTACAGTTGGAAGATTAATTACAGGCTTTATTACATTTAGAGTTACTAATCGTACGCTTATTCGAATGGGGCAAATGATTGCTTTATGTGGCACAATCCTTCTTTTATTACCTTTACCATCTATATTCTTACTCACTGGTTTTGTTTTAATCGGATTAGGACTAGCACCCATTTTCCCATGTATGATTCATGAAACGCCAGCACGGTTTGGAAAGACGCACTCCCAGACAATTATGGGGTATCAAATGGCTACTGCTTATACGGGGAGTACATTTTTACCGCCACTTTTAGGAACGATTGCAGCAAATTCAACAATAGGCATTTTCCCATTTGTCATTGTCTTATATGCGGTCGCCATGCTTCTCAGTGCAGAAAAATTAAATGGGAGTTTCGTCAAAAGAGGGAATTAA
- a CDS encoding ROK family transcriptional regulator — protein MKTTPKSMKVAILIGIRQALLELGSATKAELSEKVKISFPTVSKFLSEMQKSGEVLAIGLDESSGGRRAKRYKYNHEYMLGLAIFLEKTETIYTVFNCLGEVKEQGKSPTVLVEGGLQLLTEMIKSTIIKYPKVQSLAIGVPGSVNNGKVFYIPGYELYQDFNIKSYFEKKFSVPVIVENDMNAAVLGYYANRRIEENQSLVYLYSGQNGPGAGILINGDVVRGSTFFSGEVSLVPQYDQQNFGQALDGSMATEKRVIYEEKRMDAIGRLIASFVAMINPHTFIFCDDEVNEDGLQKLARYSSKYVPKEHLPELVLSNWKQDYTYGLQHLGLQLMLQQEVKFDSQYD, from the coding sequence ATGAAAACGACTCCTAAATCAATGAAAGTAGCAATATTAATAGGTATTCGTCAAGCTCTTCTAGAACTAGGAAGTGCAACAAAGGCTGAGCTGAGCGAAAAGGTAAAGATTAGTTTTCCAACGGTTAGTAAATTTTTATCTGAAATGCAAAAAAGTGGTGAAGTTCTCGCTATTGGCTTAGACGAGTCAAGTGGCGGGAGACGAGCGAAAAGATACAAGTATAATCATGAATATATGCTTGGCCTTGCGATTTTCCTAGAAAAGACGGAAACCATTTATACTGTTTTTAATTGTTTAGGTGAAGTGAAAGAACAAGGAAAGTCACCTACTGTATTAGTTGAGGGTGGTTTGCAATTATTAACGGAAATGATAAAAAGTACGATAATCAAATATCCTAAAGTCCAATCTTTAGCCATTGGTGTTCCAGGTTCTGTGAATAATGGAAAGGTTTTTTATATTCCTGGATACGAACTATATCAAGATTTTAATATAAAATCTTATTTTGAGAAAAAGTTCTCTGTTCCTGTCATTGTTGAAAATGATATGAATGCGGCTGTTCTTGGGTATTACGCAAACAGGAGAATCGAGGAGAATCAATCTCTTGTTTATTTGTATTCTGGTCAAAATGGTCCCGGTGCCGGCATTCTTATAAATGGCGACGTAGTTCGAGGAAGTACTTTTTTCTCTGGTGAGGTTTCGCTTGTTCCTCAGTATGACCAGCAAAATTTTGGACAGGCACTAGATGGAAGTATGGCGACTGAAAAACGAGTAATCTATGAAGAAAAACGAATGGATGCAATAGGAAGATTAATTGCATCATTTGTAGCGATGATAAATCCACATACATTTATTTTTTGTGACGATGAGGTAAACGAAGATGGATTACAGAAATTAGCGAGGTATAGTTCGAAGTATGTTCCGAAAGAGCACCTACCAGAGCTTGTTTTAAGTAACTGGAAACAAGATTATACATATGGATTACAGCATCTTGGACTTCAATTAATGTTACAGCAGGAAGTAAAATTCGATTCACAATACGATTAA
- a CDS encoding RsiV family protein — MDLRLPSDSNTSKKRKNVQKYVYDYIKKHPRNFYEDVKQSDVIINNNTSFYYTDNGIAIQFQIYEVAPYSSGNPVVKVPSSVYK, encoded by the coding sequence ATTGATTTAAGATTACCTTCTGACTCAAATACTTCCAAGAAGAGAAAAAATGTTCAAAAGTATGTGTATGATTATATTAAAAAGCATCCTCGTAATTTCTATGAAGATGTAAAACAAAGTGATGTAATAATCAATAATAATACATCGTTCTACTATACAGATAATGGTATTGCAATACAGTTTCAAATTTATGAAGTTGCTCCGTATTCTAGTGGAAATCCGGTTGTCAAAGTACCATCATCAGTCTATAAGTAA